The following are encoded in a window of Impatiens glandulifera chromosome 5, dImpGla2.1, whole genome shotgun sequence genomic DNA:
- the LOC124939842 gene encoding gamma-glutamyl peptidase 5-like: MVLAAGVGKRFAVLLCADDSEYVKKMHGGYFGVFVKMLAEEGEKWDVYRVAAGEFPDEGEICNYDGFVITGSCSDAHSNEDWICNLLKLLHKLDSLKKRVLGICFGHQILGRAIGGKVGRATSGWDIGVRSVHLSSDSSKLFSISRTTTLSIIEFHQDEVLELPEKAQVIAWSNKTGIEMFKYEDHIMGIQGHPEYTKDILSHLIDRLQSRNLIKESVAEKARRAHDEASEPDREAWKKLCIDFLKGCERKKREIDDL, translated from the exons ATGGTTTTGGCCGCCGGCGTGGGGAAGAGATTCGCCGTCCTTTTGTGCGCCGATGATTCGGAATACGTAAAGAAAATGCACGGCGGATACTTTGGAGTTTTCGTTAAAATGTTGGCCGAAGAAGGCGAGAAATGGGACGTGTACAGAGTCGCCGCCGGCGAATTTCCCGACGAAGGCGAGATCTGTAATTACGACGGTTTCGTCATCACCGGAAGTTGTAGCGACGCTCATAGCAATGAAGATTGGATCTGTAACCTCTTAAAACTCCTTCACAAATTGGATTCATTAAAGAAACGTGTCCTAGGAATCTGTTTTGGACATcag ataCTAGGTCGGGCaattggagggaaagttgggcGAGCAACTTCGGGTTGGGACATAGGAGTTAGATCTGTTCATCTATCGTCCGATTCCTCTAAATTGTTCTCAATATCAAGAACTACGACTCTCTCCATCATCGAATTTCACCAAGACGAG GTATTGGAACTTCCCGAGAAGGCACAAGTGATAGCATGGTCGAACAAGACTGGAATCGAGATGTTTAAATATGAAGATCACATAATGGGAATTCAAGGCCATCCTGAGTATACAAAAGATATCCTCTCCCATCTCATTGATCGCCTTCAGAGTCGGAATCTCATTAAG GAGTCTGTTGCGGAAAAGGCTAGGAGGGCTCACGACGAGGCATCGGAACCTGATAGGGAGGCGTGGAAGAAGCTATGTATTGACTTCCTCAAGGGTtgtgaaagaaagaaaagagagataGATGATTTGTAA
- the LOC124938500 gene encoding uncharacterized protein LOC124938500 isoform X2: MPRRSSSGGRSARPAPRPSPVRNPPQTASHAPPPATVQGGGGGSLLGGIGSTIAQGMAFGTGSAVAHRAVDAVMGPRTIQHEAVASQATAAPVTNSMGSESDSCNVQSTAFQDVCNSSSLNFSFFVLFQLLLCY; the protein is encoded by the exons ATGCCTCGTCGAAGCTCTTCTGGTG gAAGGTCAGCACGTCCTGCTCCTCGTCCTTCTCCAGTTCGTAATCCCCCTCAGACAG CTAGCCATGCTCCTCCCCCAGCAACTGTTcaaggtggtggtggtggatcTTTACTTGGAGGAATTGGATCTACCATAGCTCAAG GTATGGCTTTTGGAACTGGAAGTGCTGTGGCACATAGGGCTGTGGATGCTGTTATGGGACCTCGTACTATTCAGCATGAAGCTGTTGCATCTCAAGCAACTGCTGCTCCAGTTACTAATTCAATGGGGTCTGAATCTGATTCATGCAATGTCCAGTCCACTGCCTTCCAAGATGTATGTAACTCTTCATCCTTAAACTTctctttttttgttttgtttcaatTGCTGTTATGTTATTGA
- the LOC124938500 gene encoding coiled-coil-helix-coiled-coil-helix domain-containing protein 10, mitochondrial-like isoform X1, translating to MPRRSSSGGRSARPAPRPSPVRNPPQTASHAPPPATVQGGGGGSLLGGIGSTIAQGMAFGTGSSVAHRAVDAVMGPRTIQHEAVASQATAAPVTNSMGSDSCNVHSSAFQDCLNSSGSDISKCQFYMDMLAECRKNSGSMIGA from the exons ATGCCTCGTCGAAGCTCTTCTGGTG gAAGGTCAGCACGTCCTGCTCCTCGTCCTTCTCCAGTTCGTAATCCCCCTCAGACAG CTAGCCATGCTCCTCCCCCAGCAACTGTTcaaggtggtggtggtggatcTTTACTTGGAGGAATTGGATCTACCATAGCTCAAG GTATGGCTTTTGGAACTGGAAGTTCTGTGGCACATAGGGCTGTGGATGCTGTTATGGGACCTCGCACTATTCAGCATGAAGCTGTTGCATCTCAAGCAACTGCTGCTCCAGTTACTAATTCAATGGGATCTGATTCATGCAATGTCCATTCCAGTGCCTTCCAAGAT TGTTTGAATAGCTCTGGAAGCGATATCAGCAAATGCCAGTTCTACATGGATATGTTGGCAGAATGCAGGAAGAACTCCGGTTCAATGATTGGCGCTTAA
- the LOC124940047 gene encoding protein EXECUTER 1, chloroplastic-like isoform X2: protein MASTSSPTFTSPSTRSGGGTKPHIYTFSNANFGSRFNQSNNLNHLPLSSSNSLSRTFDSASCRCRCRNNSNDEIDPSDDSPVHDRCKSIISQVVTNAIRKLDKYLNSHRNQLKEARDEDWDWERWSKHFDEVEEQERIVSVLKITHAIAREDYQDAARLKVSVAAAATNDVVGMVISHLNKAIVEERYQEASFLRDNAGAGLVGWWSGISEDNTDSYGHIIRISAEHGRYVARSFTPRQLATAMAGLPMFEIFLTINKKGEYKQQVVYLSPSGKPQDVPVSSRGSTRTSIPLDSYEDNNNRFASPDDNGDSKEDTDSDITEGLSSFESLLRDIIPGEEVKVLKVTIFGMLDRDVLSKVVEQFIEEEEDVESEIIDTGDEDKDESNQDQGYIEMDAGDAVVDNEEQNEISVKVVLGDALHKVPSNVLTKKLIRIPAKLERKGRMAFSFSIEKNDKRQRNATEKSLKGKRSKLQGQRRVDQIMVDLTKVLGRGKAPMKVLRDVGKLINRALNQVQNHQVLSGSTTFNRIEVPMSADPLNGLYIGSHGIYASEIIHLRRKFGQWQDVGCSSEPEDLQFYEYVEAVKLTGDHFVPVGEVAFRAKIGKRYQLPHKGIIPEEFCVVARYRGQGRLSEPGFKNPQWVDGELVILDGKYIKGGPVVGFVYWAPEYNFWVFFNRLKLQD, encoded by the exons ATGGCTTCTACTTCTTCTCCAACTTTCACCTCTCCATCCACTCGATCCGGCGGCGGCACGAAACCTCACATTTATACATTCTCAAACGCTAACTTCGGTTCTCGATTCAATCAATCCAACAATCTCAATCATCTCCCGCTCTCCAGTTCCAATTCCCTCTCAAGGACTTTCGATTCCGCCTCGTGTCGCTGTCGCTGTCGCAACAACAGTAACGACGAAATTGATCCATCAGATGATTCGCCAGTGCACGACCGCTGCAAGTCGATCATCAGTCAGGTCGTAACGAACGCGATTCGGAAGCTggataaatatttgaattctcATAGGAATCAGTTAAAAGAGGCAAGAGATGAGGATTGGGATTGGGAACGCTGGTCTAAGCATTTTGATGAGGTTGAAGAACAGGAGCGGATCGTATCAGTTCTTAAG ATAACCCATGCTATTGCTAGAGAGGATTACCAAGATGCTGCTAGACTTAAAGTGTCAGTTGCAGCAGCTGCTACAAATGATGTTGTTGGCATGGTGATCTCTCATCTAAAT AAAGCAATTGTAGAAGAGCGATATCAGGAAGCATCTTTTCTAAGAGATAATGCTGGAGCAGGATTG GTGGGTTGGTGGTCTGGTATCTCAGAAGATAACACCGACTCTTATGGCCATATTATTCGTATAAGTGCTGAACATGGAAGATATGTGGCAAGAAGCTTTACTCCAAG ACAACTGGCAACAGCTATGGCTGGTCTTCCAATGTTTGAAATCTTTCTTACAATTAACAAGAAAGGTGAATACAAGCAGCAG GTAGTGTATCTAAGTCCATCAGGAAAACCTCAAGATGTTCCAGTCTCATCCAGGGGTTCTACTAGGACCTCAATTCCACTTGATTCTTATGAAGACAACAATAATCGGTTTGCGAGTCCAGATGACAATGGAGATAGCAAAGAAGATACTGATTCGGACATAACCGAGGGATTGTCTAGTTTTGAGTCTCTTTTGCGTGATATAATACCAGGTGAGGAAGTCAAGGTTTTGAAAGTAACCATTTTTGGGATGTTGGATCGAGATGTTTTATCTAAGGTAGTTGAGCAGTTTATTGAAGAAGAGGAGGACGTGGAATCAGAAATTATAGATACCGGAGATGAAGATAAAGATGAAAGTAACCAAGACCAGGGTTATATAGAAATGGATGCTGGTGATGCGGTTGTAGATAATGAGGAGCAAAATGAAATTTCAGTAAAGGTGGTGCTTGGTGATGCTCTACACAAAGTCCCTAGTAATGTGCTTACTAAAAAACTGATCCGAATACCGGCTAAACTGGAGAGAAAAGGTAGAATGGCGTTTTCATTCTCTATAGAGAAGAATGATAAGCGACAGAGAAATGCAACTGAAAAATCTCTAAAAGGTAAGCGATCTAAGCTTCAAGGTCAACGCCGCGTAGACCAGATAATGGTTGACCTCACAAAAGTCTTAGGTAGAGGAAAGGCACCAATGAAG GTACTTAGAGATGTTGGTAAATTGATAAACCGCGCTCTTAATCAGGTTCAGAATCATCAAGTGCTCTCTGGTTCAACTACATTTAACAGAATTGAAGTTCCAATGTCTGCTGATCCTCTGAATG GACTATATATTGGTAGTCACGGGATCTATGCCTCAGAAATCATTCATCTAAGGCGCAAATTTGGCCAGTGGCAAGATGTTGGCTGCTCATCAGAGCCTGAAGATCTTCAGTTTTATGAGTATGTAGAAGCTGTCAAATTAACCGGGGATCATTTTGTCCCTGTTGGTGAG GTCGCTTTTCGTGCTAAAATTGGCAAAAGATATCAGCTTCCTCACAAGGGGATAATTCCCGAAGAATTTTGTGTG GTTGCCCGATATAGAGGACAAGGCAGGCTTTCTGAGCCAGGGTTTAAGAATCCTCAATGGGTTGATGGAGAACTTGTTATTTTGGATGGAAAG TACATTAAAGGGGGACCTGTTGTTGGATTTGTGTATTGGGCACCTGAGTATAACTTCTGGGTGTTCTTCAACCGGCTTAAGTTGCAAGACTAG
- the LOC124940047 gene encoding protein EXECUTER 1, chloroplastic-like isoform X1, translated as MASTSSPTFTSPSTRSGGGTKPHIYTFSNANFGSRFNQSNNLNHLPLSSSNSLSRTFDSASCRCRCRNNSNDEIDPSDDSPVHDRCKSIISQVVTNAIRKLDKYLNSHRNQLKEARDEDWDWERWSKHFDEVEEQERIVSVLKSQITHAIAREDYQDAARLKVSVAAAATNDVVGMVISHLNKAIVEERYQEASFLRDNAGAGLVGWWSGISEDNTDSYGHIIRISAEHGRYVARSFTPRQLATAMAGLPMFEIFLTINKKGEYKQQVVYLSPSGKPQDVPVSSRGSTRTSIPLDSYEDNNNRFASPDDNGDSKEDTDSDITEGLSSFESLLRDIIPGEEVKVLKVTIFGMLDRDVLSKVVEQFIEEEEDVESEIIDTGDEDKDESNQDQGYIEMDAGDAVVDNEEQNEISVKVVLGDALHKVPSNVLTKKLIRIPAKLERKGRMAFSFSIEKNDKRQRNATEKSLKGKRSKLQGQRRVDQIMVDLTKVLGRGKAPMKVLRDVGKLINRALNQVQNHQVLSGSTTFNRIEVPMSADPLNGLYIGSHGIYASEIIHLRRKFGQWQDVGCSSEPEDLQFYEYVEAVKLTGDHFVPVGEVAFRAKIGKRYQLPHKGIIPEEFCVVARYRGQGRLSEPGFKNPQWVDGELVILDGKYIKGGPVVGFVYWAPEYNFWVFFNRLKLQD; from the exons ATGGCTTCTACTTCTTCTCCAACTTTCACCTCTCCATCCACTCGATCCGGCGGCGGCACGAAACCTCACATTTATACATTCTCAAACGCTAACTTCGGTTCTCGATTCAATCAATCCAACAATCTCAATCATCTCCCGCTCTCCAGTTCCAATTCCCTCTCAAGGACTTTCGATTCCGCCTCGTGTCGCTGTCGCTGTCGCAACAACAGTAACGACGAAATTGATCCATCAGATGATTCGCCAGTGCACGACCGCTGCAAGTCGATCATCAGTCAGGTCGTAACGAACGCGATTCGGAAGCTggataaatatttgaattctcATAGGAATCAGTTAAAAGAGGCAAGAGATGAGGATTGGGATTGGGAACGCTGGTCTAAGCATTTTGATGAGGTTGAAGAACAGGAGCGGATCGTATCAGTTCTTAAG TCACAGATAACCCATGCTATTGCTAGAGAGGATTACCAAGATGCTGCTAGACTTAAAGTGTCAGTTGCAGCAGCTGCTACAAATGATGTTGTTGGCATGGTGATCTCTCATCTAAAT AAAGCAATTGTAGAAGAGCGATATCAGGAAGCATCTTTTCTAAGAGATAATGCTGGAGCAGGATTG GTGGGTTGGTGGTCTGGTATCTCAGAAGATAACACCGACTCTTATGGCCATATTATTCGTATAAGTGCTGAACATGGAAGATATGTGGCAAGAAGCTTTACTCCAAG ACAACTGGCAACAGCTATGGCTGGTCTTCCAATGTTTGAAATCTTTCTTACAATTAACAAGAAAGGTGAATACAAGCAGCAG GTAGTGTATCTAAGTCCATCAGGAAAACCTCAAGATGTTCCAGTCTCATCCAGGGGTTCTACTAGGACCTCAATTCCACTTGATTCTTATGAAGACAACAATAATCGGTTTGCGAGTCCAGATGACAATGGAGATAGCAAAGAAGATACTGATTCGGACATAACCGAGGGATTGTCTAGTTTTGAGTCTCTTTTGCGTGATATAATACCAGGTGAGGAAGTCAAGGTTTTGAAAGTAACCATTTTTGGGATGTTGGATCGAGATGTTTTATCTAAGGTAGTTGAGCAGTTTATTGAAGAAGAGGAGGACGTGGAATCAGAAATTATAGATACCGGAGATGAAGATAAAGATGAAAGTAACCAAGACCAGGGTTATATAGAAATGGATGCTGGTGATGCGGTTGTAGATAATGAGGAGCAAAATGAAATTTCAGTAAAGGTGGTGCTTGGTGATGCTCTACACAAAGTCCCTAGTAATGTGCTTACTAAAAAACTGATCCGAATACCGGCTAAACTGGAGAGAAAAGGTAGAATGGCGTTTTCATTCTCTATAGAGAAGAATGATAAGCGACAGAGAAATGCAACTGAAAAATCTCTAAAAGGTAAGCGATCTAAGCTTCAAGGTCAACGCCGCGTAGACCAGATAATGGTTGACCTCACAAAAGTCTTAGGTAGAGGAAAGGCACCAATGAAG GTACTTAGAGATGTTGGTAAATTGATAAACCGCGCTCTTAATCAGGTTCAGAATCATCAAGTGCTCTCTGGTTCAACTACATTTAACAGAATTGAAGTTCCAATGTCTGCTGATCCTCTGAATG GACTATATATTGGTAGTCACGGGATCTATGCCTCAGAAATCATTCATCTAAGGCGCAAATTTGGCCAGTGGCAAGATGTTGGCTGCTCATCAGAGCCTGAAGATCTTCAGTTTTATGAGTATGTAGAAGCTGTCAAATTAACCGGGGATCATTTTGTCCCTGTTGGTGAG GTCGCTTTTCGTGCTAAAATTGGCAAAAGATATCAGCTTCCTCACAAGGGGATAATTCCCGAAGAATTTTGTGTG GTTGCCCGATATAGAGGACAAGGCAGGCTTTCTGAGCCAGGGTTTAAGAATCCTCAATGGGTTGATGGAGAACTTGTTATTTTGGATGGAAAG TACATTAAAGGGGGACCTGTTGTTGGATTTGTGTATTGGGCACCTGAGTATAACTTCTGGGTGTTCTTCAACCGGCTTAAGTTGCAAGACTAG
- the LOC124940047 gene encoding protein EXECUTER 1, chloroplastic-like isoform X3, translating to MVISHLNKAIVEERYQEASFLRDNAGAGLVGWWSGISEDNTDSYGHIIRISAEHGRYVARSFTPRQLATAMAGLPMFEIFLTINKKGEYKQQVVYLSPSGKPQDVPVSSRGSTRTSIPLDSYEDNNNRFASPDDNGDSKEDTDSDITEGLSSFESLLRDIIPGEEVKVLKVTIFGMLDRDVLSKVVEQFIEEEEDVESEIIDTGDEDKDESNQDQGYIEMDAGDAVVDNEEQNEISVKVVLGDALHKVPSNVLTKKLIRIPAKLERKGRMAFSFSIEKNDKRQRNATEKSLKGKRSKLQGQRRVDQIMVDLTKVLGRGKAPMKVLRDVGKLINRALNQVQNHQVLSGSTTFNRIEVPMSADPLNGLYIGSHGIYASEIIHLRRKFGQWQDVGCSSEPEDLQFYEYVEAVKLTGDHFVPVGEVAFRAKIGKRYQLPHKGIIPEEFCVVARYRGQGRLSEPGFKNPQWVDGELVILDGKYIKGGPVVGFVYWAPEYNFWVFFNRLKLQD from the exons ATGGTGATCTCTCATCTAAAT AAAGCAATTGTAGAAGAGCGATATCAGGAAGCATCTTTTCTAAGAGATAATGCTGGAGCAGGATTG GTGGGTTGGTGGTCTGGTATCTCAGAAGATAACACCGACTCTTATGGCCATATTATTCGTATAAGTGCTGAACATGGAAGATATGTGGCAAGAAGCTTTACTCCAAG ACAACTGGCAACAGCTATGGCTGGTCTTCCAATGTTTGAAATCTTTCTTACAATTAACAAGAAAGGTGAATACAAGCAGCAG GTAGTGTATCTAAGTCCATCAGGAAAACCTCAAGATGTTCCAGTCTCATCCAGGGGTTCTACTAGGACCTCAATTCCACTTGATTCTTATGAAGACAACAATAATCGGTTTGCGAGTCCAGATGACAATGGAGATAGCAAAGAAGATACTGATTCGGACATAACCGAGGGATTGTCTAGTTTTGAGTCTCTTTTGCGTGATATAATACCAGGTGAGGAAGTCAAGGTTTTGAAAGTAACCATTTTTGGGATGTTGGATCGAGATGTTTTATCTAAGGTAGTTGAGCAGTTTATTGAAGAAGAGGAGGACGTGGAATCAGAAATTATAGATACCGGAGATGAAGATAAAGATGAAAGTAACCAAGACCAGGGTTATATAGAAATGGATGCTGGTGATGCGGTTGTAGATAATGAGGAGCAAAATGAAATTTCAGTAAAGGTGGTGCTTGGTGATGCTCTACACAAAGTCCCTAGTAATGTGCTTACTAAAAAACTGATCCGAATACCGGCTAAACTGGAGAGAAAAGGTAGAATGGCGTTTTCATTCTCTATAGAGAAGAATGATAAGCGACAGAGAAATGCAACTGAAAAATCTCTAAAAGGTAAGCGATCTAAGCTTCAAGGTCAACGCCGCGTAGACCAGATAATGGTTGACCTCACAAAAGTCTTAGGTAGAGGAAAGGCACCAATGAAG GTACTTAGAGATGTTGGTAAATTGATAAACCGCGCTCTTAATCAGGTTCAGAATCATCAAGTGCTCTCTGGTTCAACTACATTTAACAGAATTGAAGTTCCAATGTCTGCTGATCCTCTGAATG GACTATATATTGGTAGTCACGGGATCTATGCCTCAGAAATCATTCATCTAAGGCGCAAATTTGGCCAGTGGCAAGATGTTGGCTGCTCATCAGAGCCTGAAGATCTTCAGTTTTATGAGTATGTAGAAGCTGTCAAATTAACCGGGGATCATTTTGTCCCTGTTGGTGAG GTCGCTTTTCGTGCTAAAATTGGCAAAAGATATCAGCTTCCTCACAAGGGGATAATTCCCGAAGAATTTTGTGTG GTTGCCCGATATAGAGGACAAGGCAGGCTTTCTGAGCCAGGGTTTAAGAATCCTCAATGGGTTGATGGAGAACTTGTTATTTTGGATGGAAAG TACATTAAAGGGGGACCTGTTGTTGGATTTGTGTATTGGGCACCTGAGTATAACTTCTGGGTGTTCTTCAACCGGCTTAAGTTGCAAGACTAG